The Anabaena sp. PCC 7108 region AGTGCGCCTGGGATAATTGGAACATCTTTGGCTATTGCAGCTTTAATCATTTCTGAGTCAGTATGGGGAGTAAACAGAAATTGCGCCCCAGCTGCGATCGCATCTTTTAACTGCTGAACATTAAATAGTGTTCCTGTACCAATGATACAGTTAGGCAATTCGGCACGGAGTAAAGAAATTAAATCAGCAGCGCGATCACTATTCCAAGTAATCTCTATTAGCTGCATTCCCCCAGCAGCTACAGAAGAAGCCATTTTTTCACCCCATGCTATTTTAGGAGCGCGAATAACTGCGATCGCTCGATTTTGCTGCAATTGTGATAACCAAACTTGATTCGACATTTTTACGATAATTTGTAATTGCTGCAATTTAGATAAAAAATAGGATTGCTATAGAAGTCATATTTGATTTTTGAAAAAAATTAGGTATTGTAGGGTGCGTCAGATATTACAAATCTGTTTATTAATAGAATTTATGGAGTCTGACGCACCCTACGTATCTTTTCATAAATCAAATATTATTCCTATATATTATTTTCATCAACAAAAAACACAACAAAAATTACCTCAATTATTTTTTGTATTGAGGTAAATTACAAGTTTATAACTAATACCTATTCTATTAAAGATATCCAGATTTAATCGTCTAATCAGGCGGTAAGTTGACATTTGTTGCTAAACCGACTGTTTTCAATAACGCAATTTCCCACCAAGTAACATCAATTTCCCACCAACGCCAACCGCACTTGGCTACGTGAGGATAAGCATGGTGATTATTGTGCCACCCTTCACCATAAGTAAGAATTGCTGCCCACCAGAGATTACGGGAATTATCATCGCTTGCAAAGGTACGATATCCCCACATATGGGTTACTGAGTTAATCAGCCAGGTGGTATGCCAGAGAAGGACAGACCTCAAAAACACGCCATAGATCACAAATGACCAGCCTCCCAGGGCATACAGCAACAAGCCAACGGGAATTTGCAGCAGCAGGAAGTAACGATTTAGCCAAACGTAAACAGGATCTCGCGCTAAATCAGGAGCAAATCGCTGATAGCAATCATAATCAAAGAAGTCGGAACGGGGATAAAAAATCCATAGCATATGACTCCACCAAAAACCTTTACGGGCAGAATAGGGATCTTTTTCTTCGTC contains the following coding sequences:
- a CDS encoding bifunctional 4-hydroxy-2-oxoglutarate aldolase/2-dehydro-3-deoxy-phosphogluconate aldolase, producing the protein MSNQVWLSQLQQNRAIAVIRAPKIAWGEKMASSVAAGGMQLIEITWNSDRAADLISLLRAELPNCIIGTGTLFNVQQLKDAIAAGAQFLFTPHTDSEMIKAAIAKDVPIIPGALTPTEIVTAWNQGVSSVKVFPVQSVGGTSYIQSLQAPLGHIPLIPTGGVTLENAKDFLRFGAVAVGLSGELFPKKWLLEENWGAIALQAKKLIRTLN
- a CDS encoding fatty acid desaturase — protein: MTLNFSSNQLENPQPLRLNWVPVAFFGTIHGLALLSPWFFSWGAVGVTLLLHWLFGSIGVCLGYHRLLSHRSFRVPKLLEYAIAILGALSIQGGPIFWVAGHRLHHAYTEDEEKDPYSARKGFWWSHMLWIFYPRSDFFDYDCYQRFAPDLARDPVYVWLNRYFLLLQIPVGLLLYALGGWSFVIYGVFLRSVLLWHTTWLINSVTHMWGYRTFASDDNSRNLWWAAILTYGEGWHNNHHAYPHVAKCGWRWWEIDVTWWEIALLKTVGLATNVNLPPD